The Setaria viridis chromosome 6, Setaria_viridis_v4.0, whole genome shotgun sequence genome includes the window atctcaagagggtgtgcctGGTAGAACTGGGTCAAGGTCTGCAAGGCTGCGAACTCCCAGGCGTCGTGGAGcgtgtgtccctcagccactacctccaacagcggccactgtggctgatccggaggcgGGGGTACCCGCACGTGTACGCGGCTCCGCGGAATCCTGTGGTCCTGGTACGCATGGCCCGCATAAaccggcggcgactggtacccgaaagagcgcagagtgtcccacaacacagctggaaaaccctcgtagtgaaggcaccgtgagtaggtggtgTCCTCCGTACCGACTGCCACGTGCACGGGCtgcgccatctgtaaccaaGGGTCACGTGACAAACGGggttaacacttggaaatcaaacagatttctggcagttagagaaaagctcataactcagcaagtgttcctccaaaaatttctcaaattttaccagcatgttctttagatagtgggtaacaagtttggtattcaaaggtagggctagaacagaacccaacaaggtgataatctcagattcccaTTAAGTATACCTGCCGGAACTCTTCAGACCGAGTCAAGGTAAACTGAacataacttccaaaccagagacTTAACATAGCTGAAACTCTATCAGTAAGTCCTTCActaagttctgaaaaactttgcttaaaggactcCTTGCAGGAaaggtccttaaggtggtcgaaacagcagaaactccgctggtgtgcactttgggctaacagccaacagggggtcaccaaactgatcacaactctcaacccaaatgGTAGTGCCTTGTGGCAGTTTTACTTGGGAGttttaacacaactttcttatacaaaCCTTCTGGAGTTAGCATGgtggaaaaaggacagctagacaatccttaacgcggtgcattactttttacgacgtactcgagtttggttttatttctgaatgcatgcacgtcctagtcgtcatctcaaccaaaaataattgccaaaaatctttggacttacgtggttagtgccggtggcaaggcaacaatacggctctcactataataactagtcgagttactaggcatcATTTCGAACGCAACgtttgttagtgtacctgcagaaaaacacaacacagcttgaaccttccatgccagcactcacgaaagcgtccacaatcattaccgttcactattgaaacggcacccatgcgtttaacgctgcatggatagagcaacaaccgtggaaataggttcctttgaatagaatcctataacccttcgcatcctcgtgatgcggaatcatgcacacgtgtaacaaacgtgggcgaacaaccgtgacgataggctccttggaatcgaaccataccatccttcgcatgtattaacatacagaacctgcgcacgtataatagacgtgggcgaaacaaccgtgatgataggctcgttggaatcgaattcccatcacccttcgcatactcgcgatgcggatttCGGCACATGTATGATAGATGTGTcaaaaagtgctggaagttagaagataaccaataactattagccaccttaaaaacaaccccaaaatcccctagggctcctcgaactaaactcatccttagcgaacttacgaacttctcgattttacttcttgcaaattttagttagaaaaagagttttaaggtttgttgttctccgtactgtgcttcgagctctgaagccagctgtggcggaactgcccaaattaacctaactaaaatgcattgaagtcgcctgacacgcgattatgcactttaagcaagtcaacttggtcgaccgtcggatttcctccgataaaccacataacaggatcgagaagcaacgctcacgcgaaggtgagtagcacagaggttacaacgttccatcatgacaacatagttcaacaatttattacatcagagttttcgaaatttagaccgaaattttgcatggttcgaagtcaaaGGAAAACAGCGGAAACTAAACgccgatacatgacatcacgacggagccgatcgtgacatcaaaaattccttccttcgccatccgaggaaggatcccactcgacggtccagcctggaggaagctgggtcggccaagtggtaccaacacccaagctattgacattacctgaaaaagattagccacaacaaggctgagcaactagtactcagcaagactgacccgtcgaaaagacacgaccgagacctagacatgcaaggctttctagctctggggttttctttgccaaaagcgtctaaagtcagtccttactttcaacattttagctcatgttctatgttctttatccattctagattagcaacttatactaaacaaacatggtttccaagcaatcactgaacaagcatcaagattaaaatcatcatcatgttccatctttactcagtgcagaatagtgatcaagtagtcccaatctgtgagaggcagacaaatcgattcgaatttattaaccatgcatggcaaacctaatctcacgacatccgcacaccacgaagggtcgctatATTTgccagccgtccccatcgatcccttaggcacgtgtcagggccaacttcctttggcatgcaatgctccacagtcccggcctattgctgcactgtgaccgcacttgcacccacatgatgcaccatgggaacgacgttccaaggacagtcggagggtatgccacgccccagttcagtcaggtactaggcttccccatcccatactaggtatgagattagtactttcaaacacttgatcacgaacaccgacacgtttcgaccttagttcattttcatttagacagacggggcaatccaccaagtatcgaacacaagcctgaccccgtccgtcatccttatagttgcaacaaatctgaaacattcaactcctataactcgcgagtgacaggagatcactcgacttttaccgaaacctattaagcaatgcaactactcagccttagcaactagtattcaaaaacaaggtactaagctatgcatctaaggttccattacaactcctcgaaatgtaaatgcgcaatcaagtaatcaataatattgcatgaactcaagataggaatttatgctccggggcttgccttccggaaaagcttgcgggtcctcggggtcttgctccggttcgggctctccttcaaAGGGGTGCAGTTACTCAGCGGGGTCTTGTTCCGGCGcggggtgaagctcgtacgttccgtcggcgagattcaactctacacggaaatgcaatgcaggggttaaacattttagatggttatttcaacacactcatgttttaacacggacacttgtagcaaagctacaggaaaggtgggggagttcaacttctgttggtggagagcaggatgagagggtcggattggggaaaacttagggtctgaccctcaggtttaaggaaaaccgtaccgaggtcctcagactcaacacagaggaatccccgaaaatatttcaccgataccctcgggtcaaagaaaaagttacaaccgagccctcgggcgaggcggagaaagggtcggcgaaacttagcagggtcgggtgaggcgaacaggaaaaggtcgggcgagacgaaaagaaaaggggtcgggcgaaccgaaacaaaggggtcgggcgaaacgaaaaaggacaggggtcgggcgaaatgaaaaggacaggggtcgggcgagacggaaagaaaaaggggtcgggcgagacggaaaggacagggaggttaagtagcttacctctaGGTCTAcaggtgaagccttggggccgaacaggagtaggctggggcgggaagtcGTACGCACTAACGCTTGGGCAGCAGCGAGACTTCGACTGTGgttcggcggtggcggtgcttcttgcggacaccaCTAAGCTtgagtaccgcgcggaggagcgggtggcTGGTGTGTTAGGGGGGGGGGGAAacggcttgagggtggcggcgaagtcaccggagtgtgggggtggcgcaagggggtgagctccacggaagctcagcagcggcgcggggagaaagcggcggctcagatgcggcggtggcaaaggggtggcgttgccggtgagggggttcccttttatagggccggggtggcgcggagggtcgaggcggggctccggtggggaagggataaggccgggagcggagagtgctcgggcgaggtggccattggccgacgacgccattgggcagaggaggcggaacttcgggtggtcttcggcggcgattgggctTGGGCGGCgtgcgtctggggcttccggtctgtcgggcgggcgaggcggaagggctaccgtgggggttgggcgagcgggcggaggcgcgggacgtcgggggcgtctCAGCTTTCTTGGCGAATGGGTGGAACAGGGTttgcggagcagagccgtggcaggtggaaggcgacctgcgcgcggccggcgattggctcgccctgcgctcgctccgtcctgtcacgggcgcgggttgggcgccgtggctctcgtcctgttgCTGTCAcactggtgatagggcgccggcgagctgctggtggccggcggccacacggtgcgcggcgcgcgagcgaacgtgctctggcgcgcgggcgtcaaGGCTCCTTTCGGgtagcaagcccgaccagctttggagcgatccttctccgaatctttcgacacaactcccgaaactcccttaacaaacttgttcaactctgatcgttcttcaaactttgtttaaggtgtcggttttgatTGTGAGAGGATCCGAAGATATTGtacgccaaagttagccaaaaatctggaattccagacttaggatttttaaggcaccaggggtgagttgactggtttacctcactttgaccgggattttgaacaagttcgggtccgatttggatctgggtcagtgtaacaaagttggaacactctcgaggtactacaacttctattaaggctctgactcgagtttagataggaaaacgggagatgaaagcttgcaaagatggaggaaaactcgaattccaggacttaagagattttcagggtcctttaggaaagccggctttggttgctgtttttgacttccttccactccgaaatggtcaaagtgcctttaacaaaagttgttggaatttaaaagttttacaactcttatttggacggaaacttaagtttgtatatagaatttcaagctttaaatcaaactccaaaaggagcttcttaggtttataaaggtcatttcacttcttaaattaaggatttatcactggtttagagttaaaagcacttaatttaggtagagttgttacaatgTAGCAATGGGCCCAATCAGAATCCATAGGAATAAGTGGACAAGGCCGCATCCACTTGATCACGGGGACATCAGCGACATCTCTTTCATTGGCAACAGCAGTTTGCGAGTTGTCTTCAAAGGTGGAAATGAGTTCATCAACGTACAAATTACCAGCTGCATTTTGCATGTTTATAGCTCGCACTTTCTGTTCACTGTCGTGCACAAGTGCTTGACTGGCACCTCTATAACCACCGGTAGACGAAATCACTACGTTTAAGAAATTGTCAAATCCGATGTTTACAAAGTGATCGAAAAAGCCTTGGATCCCTATACGAATCTATGTTAGTCAGTGCTTGGCTATTGCCATGCACTGCTGCTGAGGGTGACTCTGCACTTGTACTTTCGCCTGTAGCATCTTGCTTGCTGTCTTCCCTAGCCCATAGTGCATGGGTGATGTGATCAATGCGCAAAACCTCCAACATTATCAACTCGTCTTTCTGCTCTGGCCATAGTATTGCACGGAGTTTCTCACATCCCAACAACGGGAGTCGTCTGAGGTGCAGGGCTTGAATTTCACTGAGGTCAAGGGTTTTAACCGATGTACCTGACATGTCCAATTCTTCCAGCATATCAAACAATCCCTTCAGTAGCAGGCTCTTCAGCGTGACACATCCCCGGAAGGATATGCTCTTTATCTTTGTGGCGGTATTGCTGGTGAAGCTAAATGACTCTAGCGATGGGGCCAGAGTGTTATATCCAATTTCCTCCAGTTCACAACAGCCATCAAGGATGACTGTCTTGAGGATTTCCCAACTTGACAGGTCTGGGAATGATGATGGTTGCCTATGCATATGGCCACCAGTACTGTTGCCAATATTATCGTCACTGTCCTTTGGTTCCCCTACCACTCGGAGCTTGAGCAGCTTTCGGCTATTGCTTCCAACACCACTGCAACTATGTAGATGGCTCATGCTCAAATTGTCGGGTCATATCACATTCAACTCCTTGAGTTCAACCATCATATCCAACATTTTTCTCGATAGCAGCCAATACCAGTCTGTATAACTTAGCTCCGGTACCCACAGCTTCAAGAAACATGCTCCAGCACTGCCTTGACTGCAGTACTGTTCTCCACCTCGACTTGGTGCACCATTCTTGTCTTTGCAGTGGTCAAGCAGGAGGAACCTTAGGTTGCTGCAACTTAGGAAGGGGGGAGATGAAAAACTGAAGGTGCAGCAGACGAGATGTAAAACACGCAGCCTGCTCCTATCTAAATGTTTAAACATGCCACCTTCTATTATAGCTTCTGTCCAGAAGAAGGATGTCGGCCCTTGGACTTCCACTGCATGTTGGCCGGAGACTGAAACCCAGCGGCCACTATGCTCATCACATAATACTAAATCAAGCATGCTCTTCACCAAAACTTGATGCACCCTAAGTTGATGTTCCTGTGCAAAGCATCGCTAATCTCCCAAGCCGATCTACCACAACCATTGGTATCTTGTATGATTCCATCACATACCCAATAGTTGGCCGCATGGGTACCCCAATTGATGTCATTGCCCCCTTGTATGAGCACCATATTATACAAGATGCATTCCAAGACAATATTAGTGTTAGATTCAGGGACACCGCTGTACCTAGCAACCTCCTTGGCCTCTGAATGAAAGAAGCACCTGAAGGTATCCTTCAGAACATCGTAGTTGTCAAGGTTCTGTGGAAAAACTGATATGGTCACATCACTCAACCCAGCTAACTCCTTCACATCCTCATCTTTTACACCATGAAACAGGAACCTGCCCCGGGAGGTCCACAGCACCCTCTTGTTCATAACACCCATGACAGGGACGCCACACTCCCACAGGTCCACATAGCTGCCACTCCCGTTGTGGAAGACCACCAGGAATTTGGAGTTGCTAAGTTCGTTCAAGATTGCCCACTTGACTTGTGGAATGACACCTCTAGCAGCCTGATGCACACCATCaaaatcctcctcctcatcacccTGGTCGAAGAAGGCCATCACCTCCCGTGGAAGCTTTAGCTCCTCCGCGATCACCTTCTGTAGGGACCTCTTGCTTTGCCACAGTGAGCAATCAATGTGGATGATCTTGTCCAAGCCAGCTGCTTTCCTAGTAGCATCccctgatgatgatgatctataTCGTTCGACGACCGCTTTGAGGATGGTGGATGCCCCTATCCCAGCTCCATACCAGCCATCCAAGTACATCACACCATCCTGTCTCGTACGCTCCAGAAAGTCAATTATCTCCTCCGCTTCATCATCGATATTGTCTGATCTAATTATGATCTCCTGCAATATTAATTACTAAGAATAAATTAATACTGACTATGATGGATGTTAGTAACTACAGTATGATGATGGATTATTGAAGTAGTGCCTTTCGAATCAAGATTGTACAAAACTATATATGGCCTGTACCCACCAGAGTTCAAGTCATTGACTCAGCACTGGTGTTCGCATTTTCCTggatttatttcaggatttaaccGACGCTATTCTTTTAatggtaggcgacgtgcccgTCGACAACAAGGTGCCAATGGTGACTTCACCGATCTCGAAGATTTGCCGGCTCAGTTTTTCGGAGGTGCTCATAAGGGTAAGGTTGCATACGTGTATTCGTAGGGGTAAGTGTGTGTGCATGTATGTGAGCGTCTAGTTTTAAGAAACTACATAAATAAAAACGATTTCAATTTGCCACATGAAAAATAACATCaacatttttatatattttttataaaaactaGCATGTGTTCAACTGTTGTTTCTCGTTGACACATTGGAGCTATCAGATGACGACGGTGCTGGAATTTATAGTATTATGAGTGTCTTAGGTTTGGGGTCAAACCACCATTTTGTTTTGGGACAGATCAGGGCCAGAGACGGGCGGTGGCATGCATGCTAGTGGCGACTCGCGTGCCTAAGACAGATAGTTTATCGAGCTGCCACCTCGTGCCTACGACGAATCCTGCGAGGAGCAACAGCTTGGGAGTGTGCTCAGAGCTTTGAGGAAATGAAGGAAACGACATGGAGCGGAAAAAACACCACTTTGTCTATTTACGATTCCCATAAACCAGGTCGTGCTGCTTGATCTCGGGCCTGTGCTTGAGTGAATGGTATGGATTTCTAACTAATAATGGTGGTAACGGCTTTGCGTGCTTGCTCCGAGGAGAGAACGAAGCAAATGAAAAGAACGGAACGATTGGAAGGAACAACGAAACGTAGAAAACAGGATTATCCTTGGGACATTAACACTGTTAATAACTTTGACAAGTATTAACGAGCATATCATTAGGCACCGTAAATGTGTGCTCCTACCTCCGATCGCTTACGTCTGCTCTCACTCTTGCGCAACGCTAATAACAAGCTGCACTCCTGCCATCCTGGCTTTTTTCTTACAGCCAGATCCATCCCAGCCACCGGACACTGTCCAAAAAAACAACATATTTACTGAAAAAATTAAGTGCATGGCAAATGTGTGCAAACTATACTAACAATATGCGTGAAGGTCTAGAGGAAGTAGCTGATTATACAATCAATGACCTTTCTTTAGAACGAAAAATGGAGTCACTGGGTGACTTACCTTCACCGGCATTATTAATCAATCTGTCTCTCCTGCTGGTTCTCAAGATAGCTGCTGTCTAATTACAGTGCTGTTCACAGCACTCACCTGCTCTGCATCTACTCCGCTCTGACAAATAATCGTAGTAGGCTTGAAAGGCGGGATGGCGTCtccacctcccctccccccctccccgggGAGCGATGCCAATAGCGACTCCACCCCGAGAGAGCCAGCCCTGACAGGTCCCTCCCCATACAGTCCAATCCCCTCCCTTCCCCACCCAGATCCGGCTTCGCCGGAGGTCAACAGGTCGGCAAGACCGTCGTAGACCCCGGACAGCCTAGCAGAGAGTGAGCCCCAACAACTCCAAGGAAGCATCCCTGCCACCAAGACAGCTGCCAGGGATTCAAGTCGTGCAACAAGAGGCGACAGCCAGGACAGCCCCAAGGTTCGAGGTCAGCGGATCCAGTCAATGGCGGCCATCCTCTTCCCGGATCTCGCTCAAGATTTGCAATTACTAGCAGAGATTCAAGAGGGGAAGCGGAGCGCGGGGCTCGATGCAGCGGACCGGAGCACACCGGGTCCGCTGGTCCTAGGAAGGAAGAAGTGCTCGGAGCTCGATGCAGCGGACGAGAGCTCACTGGATCCACTGGTCCAAGATCTGCTCCAACACCCTCTGCATGAGGTAATCTCGACGCGATTCATCTTCACCACACCACGGGCCAGCAAGGACAGCCAATTTACTGCTCACGCGGGAAGCGATTCACTGGCGcgaagaaggggaaggggatgGATATGGCACAAGCAGTAGAGAAGCATTCAATCCTGGAGAAAGCATTAGGCGAAAGCAGTACAAGAATGAGATGGGTGCAATAGAGAATTGAAGGCTTGCGACGCGGCCAATCACATCCACATACGGCAGGAACCAGACATTGGGAAGAGGTGCAGCACCATCGCAGACAACCCCCTCACAACAATCCGCTGCATTCATCGACTACAAGGCGTCAGCTGCAGGAAGATGAGGGCTTCAGAGAAGTTAAATCGCCATACTAATGGCGCAAAGAAAAGCAACATTCAGGAGGAAGCCGTGAGCAGCACCAACCAAGGATGACAGAACAGAGGAGGATGAAATTCATGTCTCATGCCCAAAGAAAATGCCTCAACTGCTTCTCAATGGATCACAGGGTTGCACACTGTAGAAATAGCACTAAATGCTGGAAATGTTTGAATTCCGGGCATAAAGCTCTCTCCTACCCTGCCTGGACGAGAAGATTTAAGCAGCCTCAACACAACATCAAACCACTTCTCAGCCCTCCTACGGCCGGGCCTCTCTCCCGAATGGCCGCACCTACCTTCAAGCAGCAAAGGACGAAGCTGCTCCCATGGCGGCATACCCGAGTGACCCGCGTGCTCGCCCGGACTGGGCACGCTTGTGTCATCACGGCGACCGGGAGTATCAAGCGCACCAGGGATTCTATGATTGGCGTGATGGCCGTGTGCTGGCTCAATGGCAACAACCATGACATAGCCCCACACACATCACCGACGTCTTGGAGGAACAACTTCGCATCAGTCGGCACGACGTGAAGGTCGTTAAGCACTACCCCGAGCAATATTTGGTGTTCTTCTCTGACAGCCGAACCTACAACCGTGTCATCAACTACGATGATGTCCACAACAAAGGCCGGGTCTTCAACTTTGCACCCTGGTCAGAACGCCGCTACGCCGTGGAGAGCAAGCTCAAGTTCCGTGTGCGGCTGCGCATCGAGAGCCTGTCGGTGCACGCCTGGAATGAAGCTGTGGTGGCGCAGGTCATCGGTGAGCAGTGCGCCATCCACTATGTGGAGGAGTACTCACGCCGTTGCAACCGCACAAGGACATATGATCTCTAGGCATGGTGTCCGGACCCCTGCAAGGTACCAAAGGCAGTCCTACTGACCATTGTTGATCCTGATAGTGAGCCGCTCCCAACGGGCAACAACCACTATGATTTCATCCATGACCCACCCACAGATTACAAGGGCGCGTATGActacaagctcaagattcaCTTGGATGAGGTGGAGGACCACCTCTTCCTCCATGGGGGAGGGTGGGATGCACCTCCCAACAGGAAGCCCCGCCGGGAATTTCTTTGGAGCTATGGAGCTCTGGACTCCTTGGGCGAGAAGAGGGATGGACAGCACGACGCCAACAACTGGTCTAGCAGGGACTTTCGTACCCGCCAGGATCAACAACCGGCCTGGCAGGAACTTCCATCCCTGCCGGGATGACCCCGACGATGACCACCGCAGGGGTACCAGGCGTCACTGCAGCAACTCTGCCTGGAGCAGGGTGTATTGTTGCCGGGGCATGGTTGAGGACTGCTATAGTTCCACCCGCTATCATGGAAGGGGTGGCAACTATGGGCAGTCCAGCTACCGCAGCCAATGCCTCTCTCCTCCACCAAGCTGGGGCGTGGTGGGGTACCCGCAGAAGGAGACCAAGAAGAAGTGGATCGCCAAGAGCAAGAAGAGGGTCTCATTCGCCAGCCCATTAGCTCAAGTGTTTGGTGAGTTGAAAGAAGACAATTGTTTCCTATCTACCACCATAGAACTTCATAATGAGTTGTGCCCCACTCGTTTTGATCCAATGCTTGAAGAAATGCTCCCCTCTCATGTTCCTGCAGGACCATCCAAAGAGGACTACATCAGGGAGATGCTGAATGCACTGGGCTGGGAGCCTGTCGCTTCACCAATGGCTGATGATGACCTTGAAGAAGGCGAGGTGCGAGAACTGACTGGTGAGGAGAGTAGGAAAGGCTTCACCAAACAGAACATCTCCATCTTAGATATGCCACAAGTCAGGGCCCAACCAATTGCAAAATCATCGCTTAAGTTACACAATGTGACATCAAACATGCAACACACTAAAACTTTGCACACACAAACAACCACTCCACCATTGGTTGCTCAGAGACATTGCAGTCCAGTTAGTAATATGCTTTTCAATAATTTTGCTCACAACATTGAGCAGAACAGCATCCCCCCATCTGCACCATCACATGTAGACACAAACACCCATCTGAGTGAAATGCACCCTGAAAGTGCAGTAGAAGAGCCGATGCACCCTGAAGGTGCAGAAGATGAGCTATCACTGTTTGTAGAGATTGTCTCTAGCAATCCTACTACCCCCAAGCTACACACACCTCCAAGGGTAAATGACACTCACAGCAATGAAATGCCTAGCAGTTTGACACAACCATCTCAACAAAGAAAGAGCAACAAATTTGCCAAAAAAGCAAAAGTAAACCCGATAACAGGAAGTATTCAACATGCACAGCATGTCTTGATGAACAAATTAGGTGAATTATCTCCTGGAGTACTAAGAAATGCTAATGGTGAATTTGAACAGATGGCGCGCCACCTCCCACATCTTCTCACCAAGACGACGATGGAGGCCCTCAAGATGGCCATCAAGTAGGGGAACAAGCTCATGGgcaagaagaaggccaaggtGGCGCCTGCCCCTACAGGTGTGCAGGCGTAGAGGAAGACGCCAGAACTATCACCGTCGACTagttgtttttcctttttagaATGATTAGCAAA containing:
- the LOC117860144 gene encoding uncharacterized protein — encoded protein: MISSMTHPQITRARMTTSSRFTWMRWRTTSSSMGEGGMHLPTGSPAGNFFGAMELWTPWARRGMDSTTPTTGLAGTFVPARINNRPGRNFHPCRDDPDDDHRRGTRRHCSNSAWSRVYCCRGMVEDCYSSTRYHGRGGNYGQSSYRSQCLSPPPSWGVVGYPQKETKKKWIAKSKKRVSFASPLAQVFGPSKEDYIREMLNALGWEPVASPMADDDLEEGEMARHLPHLLTKTTMEALKMAIK